A genomic window from Fusarium oxysporum Fo47 chromosome X, complete sequence includes:
- a CDS encoding peptidase family S66: MPSPIRAKHLKPGDRIAFISPSERINATLPAVVDRASALLTNKGYQVQTFFSEDKGIQSCIDNRLSEIRAAFSDPSISAIITTIGGTTFTELLPALIADKELHETIRANPKIVVGYSDISGLHWFLFGLTGLRTFYGPGAVPEIGEANDVNDKDTPLAFCVDNLLRAIASPEPLGQIPRSKFYAPRGAPFFATPESTEPPEVVKTTDWQWLRHGKAQGRLFGGCLTVVARLSGVSAIVPDWRGRIVFLETATNEDGSGGNPPHRVQAAFADLIAHGVFEDAAGLVVGRPYGYDSAEEREVYASIIKGLFCEGRLASKNFPILFNVDIGHTTPMITLPYDALAELDSETDTFAVLESGVE, from the coding sequence ATGCCTTCACCAATTCGAGCGAAACACCTAAAGCCTGGTGACAGAATCGCATTCATATCACCATCAGAGCGTATCAACGCCACGCTTCCAGCAGTCGTAGACCGGGCCTCTGCTCTTCTCACAAACAAAGGATATCAAGTGCAGACTTTCTTCAGTGAAGATAAGGGCATTCAGTCATGCATTGATAATCGGCTCTCCGAGATCCGAGCCGCTTTCTCAGATCCCAGCATTTCCGCCATCATCACTACCATTGGCGGCACAACCTTCACAgagcttcttccagctctgATTGCGGACAAAGAACTTCACGAGACCATTCGTGCAAACCCAAAGATCGTGGTGGGCTATTCCGACATCTCGGGCTTGCACTGGTTCTTGTTTGGTTTAACGGGTCTCAGGACTTTCTATGGTCCTGGTGCTGTACCCGAGATCGGGGAAGCGAATGATGTCAACGATAAAGATACCCCTCTTGCCTTCTGTGTCGATAATTTGCTTCGAGCGATTGCATCTCCAGAACCACTCGGACAGATTCCCCGATCCAAGTTTTACGCACCAAGAGGAGCGCCCTTCTTTGCGACACCAGAATCGACAGAGCCACCAGAGGTTGTGAAGACAACCGACTGGCAATGGCTGCGACATGGAAAGGCTCAGGGTCGATTGTTCGGTGGTTGCCTCACCGTAGTCGCCCGCTTATCGGGAGTTTCAGCCATTGTTCCTGACTGGCGTGGCCGAATCGTCTTCCTCGAAACAGCTACAAACGAGGACGGCTCTGGTGGAAACCCTCCTCACCGAGTTCAGGCAGCGTTTGCAGACTTGATAGCTCACGGTGTCTTCGAAGACGCTGCAGGACTGGTTGTAGGACGACCTTATGGATATGATTCTGCTGAGGAGCGAGAGGTTTatgccagcatcatcaaggGACTATTCTGTGAGGGACGGCTTGCTTCAAAGAACTTCCCGATTCTATTCAATGTGGACATTGGGCATACGACACCAATGATTACGCTGCCGTATGATGCCTTGGCTGAGCTTGATTCTGAGACTGATACTTTTGCTGTTTTGGAATCTGGGGTTGAGTAG
- a CDS encoding fungal-specific transcription factor domain-containing protein — MKVASHARRRKACDLCVSRKIKCDLAKPTCSNCKLYGVDCGITEVTSPATTSRRKVPASETSPTNSSSTPSRDDTIESRLAHIEARLDQIAAEKPSGSSPHDATALNFQNFPEIRVYKASDMWNSATTLPCLGISPQFPTGAMLAQTGKLELPPLQEVLGALERYFDSYGRYMPLFDKRSFMKMTVDWYSENGGKELIPWAAINLVLAMTSRIMDDVPIEEPKLAQYMSNVQSVTTELMAWSGDILGLQVLLGMVILFQGTTNPQLAIVLIGSAIRLAQSMGLPSTRASDDPDESAQRRRVFWIAYILDKDLALRAKAPYTQFDAETDLELPEQCGDDDMGILESCTGTIRFNYLRARSELAIIQGKVHNFLYSRTAQRLSQEQRAETKVRIEQLLSKWRSALPQELLRSDKLFQDFSTISVHLVMNMYNRYLECLYRIHGTFAFDETWIDRVRRYLSPAVIPTGDAGIDGRINQKEISSLPSAWSDCVDHSRLGLELSAFGRETEYSTWLHACCNLSGLIVLLVNIIEFPDQLSVMSDWSLIVRIRNKFDQMNAKASKEPFFLLQVAHELDRKASGQVKRLAHMSSLSHQEAAFSEPWANPDFMFL; from the exons ATGAAGGTTGCAAGCCATGCGCGGAGGCGCAAGG CCTGCGATCTTTGCGTGTCGAGAAAGATCAAATGTGACTTGGCCAAGCCAACTTGTTCAAACTGCAAGCTGTACGGTGTCGATTGTGGCATCACCGAAGTCACAAGTCCGGCTACTACAAGTAGAAGAAAAGTGCCTGCCAGTGAAACAAGTCCAACCAACTCTTCTTCGACTCCCTCAAG GGACGACACAATTGAGTCACGCTTGGCTCACATCGAAGCAAGGCTGGACCAAATCGCCGCCGAGAAACCATCCGGAAGTTCACCTCACGATGCAACCGCATTGAACTTCCAGAACTTCCCGGAGATCCGCGTGTACAAAGCCTCAGACATGTGGAACTCAGCCACGACATTGCCTTGCCTCGGCATTTCACCACAGTTTCCAACAGGAGCCATGTTGGCTCAAACAGGaaagcttgagcttccaCCACTTCAAGAAGTCCTGGGTGCACTGGAGAGATACTTCGACAGCTATGGTCGCTACATGCCTCTGTTTGACAAAAGATCTTTCATGAAAATGACGGTTGACTGGTACTCTGAGAATGGAGGAAAGGAGTTGATCCCTTGGGCTGCTATCAACCTTGTCCTCGCTATGACTTCCCGCATCATGGATGATGTACCGATCGAGGAGCCAAAACTGGCTCAGTATATGAGCAATGTGCAGTCTGTCACGACCGAGTTGATGGCCTGGAGTGGTGATATTCTAGGTTTACAGGTTCTACTTGGCATGGTCATACTATTTCAGGGAACAACGAATCCGCAGCTCGCAATAGTACTCATCGGAAGTGCCATCCGTCTAGCGCAAAGCATGGGACTTCCTTCAACAAGAGCCTCCGACGATCCCGATGAATCAGCACAACGTCGCCGAGTTTTCTGGATAGCCTATATCCTGGACAAG GACCTTGCCCTTCGCGCCAAAGCGCCCTACACCCAATTCGACGCTGAAACTGATCTCGAACTTCCAGAACAGTGTGGAGACGACGACATGGGAATATTAGAGTCATGCACAGGGACGATTAGGTTCAACTACTTACGTGCTCGGTCTGAGTTGGCAATAATTCAAGGCAAAGTCCACAACTTCCTTTACAGCAGAACAGCTCAACGACTGTCACAAGAACAACGGGCAGAGACCAAGGTTCGTATCGAACAATTGCTCTCCAAGTGGCGCAGCGCATTACCACAGGAGCTCCTACGATCAGACAAACTCTTCCAAGATTTCTCGACAATCTCAGTTCACCTTGTGATGAACATGTATAACCGATACCTCGAATGCCTCTACAGGATCCATGGCACCTTTGCTTTTGATGAGACGTGGATCGATAGAGTACGGCGGTACCTTTCTCCAGCTGTGATTCCGACTGGGGATGCTGGCATCGATGGTAGGATCAACCAGAAAGAGATCAGTTCATTGCCTAGTGCATGGTCCGATTGCGTCGATCATTCAAGGCTTGGCCTAGAATTGTCGGCGTTTGGGAGAGAGACAGAGTATTCAACCTG GCTGCATGCTTGCTGCAATCTTTCGGGACTGATCGTTTTGCTGGTCAACATCATCGAGTTCCCCGACCAGCTGTCCGTCATGTCGGATTGGAGCTTGATCGTAAGAATCCGTAACAAATTTGACCAGATGAATGCCAAAGCATCGAAGGAGCCATTCTTTCTGCTCCAGGTAGCTCATGAACTGGATCGCAAAGCTTCTGGACAGGTCAAGCGGCTCGCCCATATGTCGTCACTCAGTCATCAGGAAGCCGCATTCTCTGAGCCTTGGGCAAATCCGGACTTTATGTTCCTATAG
- a CDS encoding FMN-dependent dehydrogenase, translated as MSANGTTQSKEPEQSKPKLSQCVNISDFESVAQQTMKKSSWNYYSTGAEDEFTIKENNAAFQRIRFRPKVLINVEHVDISTTMLGAHTSAPIYITATAHAKLGDPDGEVTLARASNKHDIIQMIPLYSSCPLYDITNAREPNRTQWYQIYVKKDRNVTRKAVEAAEARGCKALCITVDNPHLGSREKVLRSQQSESEEDEFEDAPATELDPSLIMNSTLSWDDIPWFQEITNMSIVLKGVQRVEDVIKAAEYGVQAVIISNHGGRQLDYSEAPIEVLAEAMPILRERGLQGKIEVYIDGGVRRGSDVLKALCLGARGVGIGRPFLYAMAAYGQKGLEKAIRIYKDELERNMRLLGCTSIGQLHPGLVKVLGEVRERL; from the exons ATGTCTGCGAATGGTACCACCCAGTCCAAAGAACCGGAACAGAGCAAGCCAAAGCTATCACAATGCGTGAATATATCAGACTTTGAGTCTGTAGCACAACAGACAATGAAGAAATCCTCTTGGAACTACTATTCCACTGGGGCCGAGGACGAGTTT accatcaaggagaacaacGCAGCTTTCCAACGCATACGGTTTCGGCCGAAGGTTCTTATCAACGTTGAGCATGTGGATATTTCTACCACTATGCTTGGAGCCCATACATCCGCTCCAATCTACATAACAGCTACCGCACACGCCAAGCTTGGCGACCCAGACGGCGAAGTGACATTGGCGAGAGCAAGCAACAAGCATGATATCATCCAAATGATACCATTGTACTCATCATGTCCCCTCTACGATATCACGAATGCTAGGGAGCCTAATCGGACTCAATGGTATCAGATATATGTCAAGAAGGATCGAAATGTGACACGGAAGGCTGTTGAAGCCGCCGAAGCACGAGGCTGTAAAGCTTTGTGCATCACTGTCGATAATCCGCACCTCGGAAGTCGCGAAAAGGTCTTGCGTTCGCAGCAGAGTGAgtctgaagaagacgaaTTCGAGGATGCACCAGCAACGGAGCTGGATCCGTCTCTCATAATGAACTCAACCCTGTCCTGGGACGACATCCCGTGGTTTCAAGAAATTACTAACATGTCGATTGTCCTCAAAGGCGTGCAACGAGTCGAAGACGTCATTAAGGCAGCAGAATACGGCGTCCAGGCTGTGATTATCTCTAATCATGGCGGACGACAACTCGATTACTCAGAGGCTCCAATTGAGGTCCTTGCGGAGGCTATGCCTATCTTGAGAGAACGAGGCCTTCAGGGAAAAATTGAAGTGTATATTGATGGCGGGGTTCGTCGTGGCTCAGATGTGTTAAAGGCTTTGTGTCTTGGTGCTCGTGGCGTGGGCATCGGTCGCCCATTTCTCTACGCGATGGCTGCCTATGGACAGAAAGGACTTGAGAAAGCGATTCGAATCTACAAAGATGAACTTGAAAGGAATATGCGACTGCTTGGGTGCACATCAATTGGCCAACTTCACCCAGGGCTGGTAAAGGTGCTCGGTGAGGTTCGGGAAAGACTATAA
- a CDS encoding uncharacterized protein (of unknown function-domain containing protein), whose translation MTVDLEQQTSSPAPTLHDEPAVMEDTQRHGINSTIWQGRRGLVVKILTGIMVAILVIFLADLSYVFGSTFEVGNRVSGLKILVVDYDGGAVGESVANAYKNFQDKTFPTLEFRSADDYPETKDVKHGVCNADYWGAIYIKKGSSDKLAAAYEGGSAAENYNPADSITYIYNSARYPTVASGYLVPNLQKVIGAARGSYYQSQQGRSALRSVNSSDPAAVEAYLNPIQGTADVIQPTNQGSRNLYNTINIVMAILGQFFYVLAMNGIYDKFGLHKNMRIRDLFIMRFINGMIFSALYALVVTGYIWAFREDWDVSGGQFALSWLTFWLFMDVNFQVLETLIGSYIPMALTPFFLLTWFMMNVGSVVFPFELTAGFYRIGYIFPAHSLWIILIQVWSGCGNSLHIGLPILFAWWVVGHVTAFFGIRKRCLDQLENLNTAEGKQQ comes from the coding sequence ATGACAGTCGATCTAGAACAACAAACGTCCTCCCCTGCTCCTACGTTACACGACGAGCCGGCCGTCATGGAGGACACACAGCGACATGGTATCAACTCAACAATATGGCAGGGCCGAAGAGGTCTTGTCGTTAAGATCCTCACAGGAATCATGGTCGCCATTCTCGTGATATTCCTCGCCGACCTTTCATACGTCTTCGGCTCCACATTCGAAGTCGGTAACCGAGTATCAGGCCTGAAGATTCTAGTCGTTGATTATGATGGTGGTGCTGTTGGAGAATCTGTCGCCAACGCATACAAGAACTTCCAGGACAAGACTTTCCCTACACTCGAGTTTCGATCCGCCGATGACTACCCCGAGACGAAGGATGTCAAGCATGGCGTCTGCAACGCCGATTATTGGGGTGCTATCTACATCAAAAAGGGCTCTTCTGATAAACTTGCTGCTGCTTATGAAGGTGGCTCTGCTGCCGAGAACTACAACCCTGCCGATAGCATCACCTACATCTACAACAGCGCCCGATATCCTACTGTCGCTTCTGGATACTTGGTCCCCAACTTGCAAAAGGTCATTGGGGCTGCTCGAGGTAGCTACTACCAGTCCCAACAGGGTCGTTCCGCCCTGCGAAGTGTCAACAGCAGTGACCCAGCTGCCGTTGAAGCATATCTCAACCCCATCCAAGGTACCGCCGACGTCATCCAGCCCACCAACCAAGGAAGTCGAAACCTctacaacaccatcaacattGTAATGGCTATCCTTGGCCAGTTCTTCTACGTCCTCGCCATGAACGGCATCTACGACAAGTTCGGCCTTCACAAGAACATGCGCATCCGCGATCTCTTCATTATGCGTTTCATCAACGGCATGATATTCTCTGCACTCTATGCCTTGGTCGTCACGGGCTATATCTGGGCCTTCCGCGAAGACTGGGATGTTTCTGGCGGACAGTTTGCCCTATCCTGGTTGACCTTTTGGCTTTTCATGGATGTCAACTTCCAGGTATTAGAAACTCTTATTGGAAGCTACATTCCCATGGCCCTCACgcctttctttctcctcaCATGGTTCATGATGAATGTCGGCTCTGTCGTGTTCCCCTTTGAGCTTACAGCTGGATTCTACCGCATTGGTTACATTTTCCCCGCTCACTCATTATGGATTATTCTCATCCAGGTCTGGTCTGGATGTGGTAACTCCCTTCACATTGGACTTCCTATTCTCTTTGCTTGGTGGGTTGTTGGACATGTGACAGCGTTCTTCGGTATCCGAAAGAGATGCTTGGATCAATTGGAGAATCTTAACACTGCAGAGGGCAAGCAACAATAA
- a CDS encoding autophagy-related protein 22-like protein yields MTLTYWTAAFPSLARNTPQLKEAALQFEAGEITQSEMDRKDEMERSRLSNVAFYIQSVGEVVILAIIVGIMFGVKVDKSAENNNWGLSVLIAFATACWLVLSIPWFVLEKKRPGMKVPDHLNMITVGFWQLWEALTQIWHLKQSLIYLVGYFLLGDSLNTTVTVIATLQNQVVSYETLTLTYLLIVGIVAQAVGIGAFWLIQKHFNLSVKAMFNAVMVFIILLDGWGMIGNWTDKFGFKNVWEIWLYQAFYGLFVCPWYSYSQIMISSVTPRGHEFLFFSLFNIIGKSSSFIGPFISSAIIDATPGGTNNSAPFYFLFALSLVSAIGIWSFLDLEKSAREQEAFIIQEKIRMGEESETSNIA; encoded by the coding sequence ATGACACTTACTTATTGGACTGCGGcatttccttctcttgcCAGAAATACTCCACAGCTGAAAGAAGCTGCCCTCCAGTTCGAGGCTGGAGAAATCACCCAAAGCGAGATGGACCgcaaagatgagatggagaggagCAGGCTCAGCAACGTTGCCTTCTATATCCAATCTGTCGGCGAAGTGGTCATTCTAGCCATCATCGTGGGCATCATGTTTGGCGTCAAAGTTGATAAAAGTGCCGAAAACAACAACTGGGGACTTTCGGTCCTGATTGCCTTCGCTACTGCTTGTTGGCTTGTCCTCTCGATTCCCTGGTTCGTACTGGAAAAGAAGCGACCCGGAATGAAGGTGCCAGATCACTTGAACATGATTACTGTCGGATTCTGGCAACTTTGGGAGGCACTCACTCAAATCTGGCACCTGAAGCAGAGCTTGATCTATCTTGTTGGATATTTCCTTCTGGGCGATTCTCTTAACACCACCGTCACTGTTATCGCCACCCTTCAGAACCAGGTTGTCAGCTACGAGACTCTCACTTTGACTTACCTCCTCATCGTTGGTATCGTCGCTCAAGCTGTCGGTATTGGTGCTTTTTGGCTCATTCAGAAGCATTTCAACCTCAGTGTCAAAGCCATGTTCAACGCCGTCATGGTCTTTATCATCCTTCTCGATGGCTGGGGTATGATTGGCAACTGGACTGATAAGTTTGGCTTCAAAAACGTCTGGGAGATCTGGCTGTATCAGGCTTTCTATGGACTATTTGTGTGTCCCTGGTACAGTTACTCGCAGATCATGATCAGCTCCGTCACCCCCCGAGGACACgaatttcttttcttctccctgttcaacatcatcggcaaATCGTCCAGCTTCATCGGACCTTTCATCAGCAGTGCTATCATTGATGCTACCCCCGGTGGCACTAACAACAGTGCTCCCTTCTACTTCTTGTTTGCTTTGAGCTTGGTCAGTGCTATTGGAATCTGGTCATttctcgatcttgagaagAGTGCGCGGGAACAAGAGGCGTTTATCATTCAAGAAAAGATACGCATGGGTGAGGAGTCAGAGACAAGCAATATTGCGTAG
- a CDS encoding uncharacterized protein (expressed protein) codes for MQQVRNSTLSRALFNVWISIWTLIVLSIFALACLVQAGTINMPDWTKDLRKFDDEEWAQYSAILIISICVLFVLTMVTGIAALRADGY; via the coding sequence ATGCAGCAAGTTAGAAACTCCACCCTCTCAAGGGCTCTTTTCAACGTCTGGATAAGCATTTGGACTCTCATTGTACTTTCGATATTCGCTCTCGCATGCCTTGTTCAAGCAGGCACCATCAACATGCCAGATTGGACCAAAGATCTTCGTAAattcgacgatgaagaatgGGCTCAATATTCAGCCATATTGATCATATCAATCTGCGTTCTCTTCGTCTTAACAATGGTCACTGGGATAGCTGCCCTTCGAGCCGATGGATATTAA
- a CDS encoding Alpha/beta hydrolase fold-1, with protein sequence MSSNPTIVFAPGAWHLASCFDPIREALHSRGWTTEAVEYPSVGAEPPTKGLDDDADAVRTVLQRLADKGEQIVLVVHSYGGLVGANAVKGLGYRQRKEQGLPGGVIMFVYLAAFVTPLGLSIKQMLGGQFLPWMNPKGDYVYADTPEEVFYHDLSGEALDSAMKTLKHQSGRVFTDTVTYEPWHDIETMYFFCDEDKALFPVVQEQMAGMLGPNAVQFHSKASHSVFLSKVDETVKGVELAAEEGKKRAT encoded by the exons ATGTCTTCCAATCCTACCATTGTATTTGCCCCAGGCGCCTGGCACTTGGCTTCTTGCTTTGACCCCATTCGCGAGGCCCTTCACAGCCGAGGATGGACAACCGAAGCGGTTGAGTATCCATCTGTAGGAGCTGAACCTCCCACCAAgggtcttgatgatgatgccgatgcTGTCCGAACGGTCCTTCAGCGTCTAGCCGATAAAGGAGAACAGATTGTCCTTGTCGTTCACTCGTATGGTGGTTTGGTCGGTGCCAATGCCGTGAAGGGGCTTGGATACCGCCAGCGCAAGGAACAAGGTCTTCCCGGTGGTGTCATCATGTTTGTATACCTAGCTGCGTTCGTGACGCCTCTCGGCCTGAGCATCAAGCAAATGCTCGGCGGCCAATTCCTGCCCTGGATGAACCCCAAG GGAGATTATGTGTACGCAGACACACCAGAGGAAGTCTTCTACCATGACCTAAGTGGTGAGGCCCTTGACAGCGCCATGAAGACGCTCAAGCATCAATCAGGCCGTGTTTTCACAGATACTGTGACATATGAACCGTGGCATGATATCGAGACCATGTACTTCTTCTGCGACGAGGACAAAGCGCTGTTCCCCGTAGTGCAAGAGCAAATGGCAGGTATGCTGGGTCCGAATGCCGTGCAATTTCACTCGAAAGCATCGCACTCCGTCTTCCTGTCGAAGGTCGATGAAACAGTCAAGGGAGTTGAGTTAGCTGCCGAGGAAGGCAAGAAGAGAGCAACTTAG
- a CDS encoding FAD dependent oxidoreductase has translation MATSSFPQRPSSASYDVVIIGGATSGSAIAWYLVSNPDFKGKVLVVEKDPSLAYSATQASNNCMRQQFATEINVKIAQYAAEFVKDFRKNLKCEDDDGIPDIPIRNFGYLYLADTSEFAAVLEEDQKLQANCGAGTKMLSVDEIASKYPFFALDDIKTGSLNTVDEGAFDALGMVHSLRKKAQQLGVDYINNEVVGMTRVGNKVTSVTLKTGESINVGNVVNAAGTRAAEVSCLAGIDLPIEARRRYTYIFSVDEPLSQDLPLTIDPTGVHMRSYGKQDYLVGCPPIGPDVAVNPDDFSYAEDVWTLKMLPILKKRVPQFSTAKVTHSWMGHYEFNTFDHNAIIGPHNEVSNLLFCVGFSGHGSQQAPACGRGVAELITYGEFRTLDLSALGYGRIARNEPLMERAVI, from the coding sequence ATGGCTACTTCTTCGTTCCCTCAACGTCCTTCTTCAGCCTCCTACGATGTCGTCATCATAGGCGGCGCAACAAGCGGCTCAGCAATTGCCTGGTATCTCGTGTCGAACCCTGACTTCAAGGGCAAAGTTCTCGTTGTCGAGAAAGACCCATCTCTTGCCTACTCTGCAACTCAGGCCAGCAACAACTGCATGCGTCAGCAATTTGCGACCGAGATCAATGTCAAAATTGCTCAGTATGCTGCCGAATTTGTCAAAGACTTTCGCAAGAACCTCAAgtgtgaagatgatgacggcATCCCGGATATCCCTATCCGCAACTTCGGCTATCTGTATCTCGCGGATACTTCTGAGTTTGCTGCCGTTCTTGAGGAAGATCAAAAGCTTCAGGCTAACTGCGGTGCTGGGACTAAGATGCTGTCGGTTGATGAAATAGCATCTAAGTATCCTTTCTTCGCTCTGGATGACATCAAGACGGGCAGCCTCAACACTGTTGACGAGGGTGCCTTTGACGCCCTTGGCATGGTCCATAGCCTGCGCAAAAAAGCTCAACAGCTTGGGGTCGATTACATCAACAATGAAGTTGTTGGAATGACTCGCGTCGGCAACAAAGTCACTTCCGTTACTCTCAAGACTGGGGAGAGCATCAACGTTGGCAATGTTGTCAACGCCGCAGGAACCAGAGCTGCAGAGGTCTCGTGCCTTGCTGGTATAGACCTCCCGATCGAGGCTCGCCGCAGATACACGTACATCTTCTCCGTCGATGAACCTCTGTCTCAGGATCTCCCGCTCACCATTGATCCTACTGGTGTTCACATGCGATCATATGGAAAGCAGGATTACCTCGTCGGCTGCCCTCCGATCGGCCCCGATGTTGCTGTCAATCCCGATGACTTCAGCTACGCGGAGGATGTATGGAccttgaagatgctgccTATTCTCAAGAAGCGAGTTCCTCAGTTTTCGACTGCAAAGGTCACGCACTCGTGGATGGGCCATTACGAGTTCAACACTTTCGACCACAATGCCATCATTGGACCACATAATGAAGTTTCCAACCTGTTATTCTGCGTGGGCTTTTCTGGACATGGAAGTCAACAAGCTCCCGCTTGTGGACGAGGTGTCGCAGAGCTCATCACGTACGGAGAGTTTCGCACTCTGGACTTGTCGGCTTTGGGTTATGGTCGGATTGCTCGCAATGAGCCTCTGATGGAGAGAGCTGTTATTTAG